A window from Verrucomicrobiales bacterium encodes these proteins:
- a CDS encoding tyrosine-type recombinase/integrase: MKNSNPSSIHPKHLQNIRARQRAKAQEAAKPPTPPPTSPTTVTIRTTPREYVNPVDYKHPYECMDRFAKALALRYDANRTRHAYYRQVRLIHQHFGSDPSLLTQPQLRDYFLFIKLKKKWKPKSIRLAKAACCQFFIDLLGHSEWTVLRQVRTKDHDTLPAVLTLQQVHDLIDRIRLRRYRTPIKLIYVCGLRLSECLAITVHDIKGKENKLLIRSSKGHQDRVLPLPTSMWHELQDYWREHKHPLLLFPNVGRGDRGSVAQRMHQATAPMPCSSLQRLLIVARKELNIPAAKIHTLRHSFATHLLEAGAHLHTIQKLLGHKQINSTMVYLHLTHQTVSDTLHLMDKLYRSLPR; the protein is encoded by the coding sequence ATGAAAAACTCCAATCCTTCCTCCATTCATCCCAAACATCTCCAAAACATCCGCGCTCGCCAACGTGCCAAGGCTCAGGAAGCGGCCAAGCCCCCCACACCACCACCAACCTCACCAACCACGGTCACCATCCGCACCACTCCGCGGGAGTACGTCAACCCTGTTGATTACAAGCATCCCTACGAGTGCATGGACCGTTTCGCCAAGGCTCTGGCTCTGCGTTACGACGCGAATCGAACGCGTCATGCCTATTACCGTCAAGTGCGCCTGATCCATCAACACTTTGGATCTGACCCTTCGCTGCTGACCCAACCCCAACTCCGTGACTACTTCCTGTTCATCAAACTCAAGAAGAAGTGGAAGCCCAAGTCCATTCGCTTAGCCAAGGCTGCCTGTTGCCAGTTCTTCATCGACCTCCTCGGTCACTCCGAGTGGACCGTTTTGCGTCAAGTCCGCACCAAAGATCACGACACCCTACCCGCAGTCCTCACCCTCCAACAGGTTCATGATCTCATTGATCGAATCCGCCTGCGCCGCTATCGCACCCCCATCAAACTGATCTACGTCTGCGGCCTGCGCCTCAGCGAATGCCTAGCCATCACCGTCCACGACATCAAGGGCAAGGAGAACAAACTTCTCATCCGCTCCAGCAAAGGACATCAGGATCGCGTCCTGCCATTGCCGACCTCCATGTGGCACGAACTCCAGGACTACTGGCGGGAGCACAAACATCCACTCTTACTCTTCCCCAACGTCGGCCGGGGCGACCGCGGTTCCGTGGCTCAGCGCATGCACCAGGCCACCGCACCCATGCCTTGCTCCTCGTTGCAGCGCTTACTCATCGTCGCCCGCAAAGAACTCAACATCCCGGCAGCCAAAATCCACACCTTGCGTCACAGCTTCGCCACCCATCTACTGGAAGCCGGAGCACATCTGCACACCATCCAAAAGCTGCTCGGTCACAAACAGATTAACTCCACCATGGTCTATCTGCACCTGAC